In Candidatus Buchananbacteria bacterium CG10_big_fil_rev_8_21_14_0_10_42_9, the genomic stretch GGTCGCGGATAGGGTCGTATTTAGTTTGAGTTTTAACCGCTGGCGGGTAGGCATTAATTTGCAAGCCCTTTATCCAAGCATCGTTTTTTTTGTTAATCGTGACAAAGCTGCCGACTAAACTGAGCCGTCCGGCCTTGACAGATTTAACCTCAGCGCCGGTTAGTACAATTCCGGCTTCAAATTCTTCTAAAACTGTATAGTTAAATAAGCCCTTTTTATTTTTAGCTAAGGTTGGCATATAGTTCCTGGTCTTGTTCTATCATACTACAAAAGATTATACAAATATGGTATACTTGTACCCATGGAAGAGGAAAAGCGAGTTGTTTTTGATATATCGTTTGGCGCTATTTTAAAAGTGCTGGCGGTTTTATTGGCCTTGGGGTTTTTATATTTAATCCGCGATATTATCGCGGTTTTATTTGTAGCAGTAATTTTAGCCGCAGTAATTGAGCCGTTTGTAATTAAATTACAGATGCGAAAAGTGCCACGCGCGCTAGGAGTTTTGGTGGTGTACCTGATCATCTTTTTAATTTTTAGTTTAGCCTTGGGCCTGCTCGTGCCGCCGATGGCCGAGCAGATAAGTTCTTTAACCAGAAGTTTCCCATCCTATTGGGATAGTATTTCTAAAACCTACTTTCAGTTTAGAGAAAGCTCATTGAGTAATGCCTTACTCGGTGAGATTCAAACTGGCCTGCGTTCGGTTAATCAGGAGGTTGGACAAATTAGCACAGGTATTAGCCAGTTGGGACGCGGCATCTTTTCGTTTGTCGGTTCGCTTTTTGGAGGCTTAGTTTCATTCATTTTAATTTTAGTCATTACTTTTTACCTTGTTGTAGAGGAGAATAATTTAGGATTAGTAATTCGTTCGGTCGCGCCAAAAAATATTCAACCTTATTTGTTTAACTTATTCCGCCGCATGCAAGATAAAATTGGCGCTTGGCTGCGGGGTCAAATAATTTTAAGTGTGATTGTTGGTTTGTTGATTTTAGTCGGGCTTTGGATTACCGGCCATCCTTACTTTTTGGTACTGGCGTTGTTGGCGGCAGTATTTGAATTTATTCCGTACTTAGGTCCGATCATGGCGGCTATCCCAGCTATCTTTTTAGCTTTATTGCAAGACCCATTATTAGCCGTTTGGGTTTTAATTGTTTATATTGTGGTCCAGCAAATTGAAAATAATTTTTTAGTGCCTCAAATTATGCGTAAGGCAGTCGGTTTAAATCCAGTGATGAGTATTGTGGCAATGTTAATTGGTGCCAAGCTTTGGGGCGTAGTCGGAATAATTTTAGCCATTCCGGTGGCAACCGCGATCGCGGTTTTGGTCCAAGATTTTTTTGAAATTTCCAAAGCTAAAACTAAATCGTAATTATTTTATATGGCACAAGTTCAGCCAAAAAACGATTCAGACCTAACTCCGCCACCGCGGTTTGGCGGACGTCAATCTTTCCCGCGACCGGCATCTGCGCCTCGGCCAAAATCTTCTTTTGGTGATGGTTTAACTTCTCTGATAATAGCTTTAGTGATTATTGTCGGCGGGTATTATTTATTGACGACTTATACAAATATTCAATTATTTCAAAGCGGCCCAAGATTTAATAATCAGTGGCAAGCTGTTTTTTTAAGCAATGGACAAGTCTACTTTGGCAACATTACTGACATAAGCAGAAAGCAGGTAACTTTAGAAAATATTTATTACTTACAAAATATTACTCAGCCGCTGCAGCGCAGTGCCGCCGATGGTGAAACTGGAGAAGATGCCAATCAGCAATTGACTTTAGTCAAGTTGGGTAATGAGTTGCATGCCCCGGAAGATACGATGTATATCAATCGTGATTTTGTAGTGCTAATGGAAGATTTGCAAGATGAGGGTAGGGTGGTCCAGGCTATCCAGCGATACATTGACGATCAAGCAACTCAATTTTAACTTTTTTTATTTGACAAAAGCGAGGGATTTAAGCCTCGCTTTTTGTTTTAGGCAAAAACAGAATATGGTATACTTTTAACATTATTATATATTTTTCAACATGGATTATCATTTCTTGAAGCGGTTTTTATTGTCAGTTGGAACCGGATTTATAGTTTTCGTCCCGGTAGTTTTAGGCGCTGTCCGGTCAAGTGAAAATTACCAGATATTATCTGATACTTTTGTTTCGGGCGGCGGATATTCTAGCTCGGATAATTATCAACTCCAAGATATTGTCGGCGAAGGAGTTGTTAATTCGGCGACTTCGACATCAGCTAACTTTGGGGTTAAGTCTGGATTTTTTGAAACTTTTGGCGAGACTTTGACTTTTTCCTTGGGCGCTTCATCACTTGAATTGGGTCAATTAGACGCGGCGGTAACGAAAACCGGTAGCCACACCATGTCAGCGGCAACAGACATTGATAATGGTTTTAATATAAATGTCAGCGGCTCAACATTGTCGTCTGGGGCTAATATAATTGATGCCATGTCGACCACGGCCGCGAGCGCCACCGGCTTAGAGCAGTTTGGTTTAAATGTGGTAGCTAACACTTCTCCGTCAGTTGGTTCTGATCCGTCCGGCACCGCACCAATTGGCGCGGCGGCAAACAATTACAATACTGCCAATAGTTTTAGATTTGTTTCCGGCGAGGTCGTCGCGACGTCTACCGCCCCGATCAACACTACAACTTTTACGGTATCTTATATCGCTAATATCGCCGGTGCGACCGAGTCCGGAACCTACACTACCACCCTAACTTACACCGCCACGCCGGTTTTTTAATTATGCGTAATTGGAATATTTTTTTGGGTTTAGCATTTATAATGCTGATTTTTTGGCTGCCTCAAGCTGTCCTAGCTATCACGATCCAACCAGTCCGCGCCCATGTGCCAATTGAGCCAGGGGAGAGCAAATCATTCAGTTTTAACGTGATTAACGAAACGGACGGGACATTATTTTTACAAAGCGACGTTAAAAGTTTTTTACCAGCCGACGAGTTTGGCAATGCAAAAGTAGATTATGATAGTCGTGAGCCGTGGCATGATTGGTTTACGGTGCGAAATCCTAACGTGGCGCTCCCTGCTAAGCAAGGATTTCCGGCGATTGTTGATATAACAGTTCCCGACAATGCCGCGCCCGGCGGATATTACGCGGCTATTCTTTGGGGGGAGTCGCCGGGAGCCGGTAATTTTGGCGTTAAAGGCAATATTGCCTTTTTAGTCATGTTGGAGGTTGGCGGGGATTTAATTGAAGACGGGGAGTTTGTGGGTGTTTCATACCAAGGCTCACGCGGCCATCTTACTTCTTTCCCAACGACTTTTAATGTGCATGTAAAAAACACCGG encodes the following:
- a CDS encoding SsrA-binding protein, translated to MPTLAKNKKGLFNYTVLEEFEAGIVLTGAEVKSVKAGRLSLVGSFVTINKKNDAWIKGLQINAYPPAVKTQTKYDPIRDRKLLLHDKEITHMQSTIRSGQGLTIIPTLVYTKGSLIKVKVAIARGKRRIDKRETIKKRETDRKIRQAMKRR